Proteins encoded by one window of Salvia splendens isolate huo1 chromosome 14, SspV2, whole genome shotgun sequence:
- the LOC121763501 gene encoding glutamate receptor 2.9-like isoform X1, with protein sequence MHTLHLLLFVSCWLVESTISLKSMVCPELQPRGANVSVGVIIDGSSRIGKEQKIAMSMAAKDLSHCLNLVLHIKDLHGNSALAASAALNLINHEHIDTIIGTLTPEQAAFLSHLKNPPPIISLSPAASPPPQPPPSFNQMTLPAAHQIRCIASLIAHFHWKNLISISQDPTLFLPLSRALHALDISIDLHATAPVPHASIESELLKVIGATNSRIFVVMHCSYEFAAILFEKARVLGLLEKGFVWIVADEISNLLDSADSSLLLNMEGVLAIKSDYSTNHNNFKAFKSKFKRKYESSFPSEENPTPSIYALRAYDAVFAGAGAGEDSEFLSGKLIFKNGFLSQKPVFHIVNVIGKSYREVAVWSPELGFSGDQLHSIFWPGGERSVPKGWSLGSRERPLRIGVPARGMFNQFVKVTYDSGRNSTRITGFSIEVFEAAVKKLAYDLHYELVPFNGSYDEMVAQVHNKSFDAAVGDTEIMATRYVYVEFSQPYIESGLVMVVTVKPGLKDSKFIALNPFTKMMWLQLAAVSTTTGFVIWLSEFAAGNDQFTGNSILQTICSILWLSVTIISLSQRENIKNPTSKLVLAVWICVTFVVGASFTAVLSSMMTVPRLEPSVREIDVLRNSNAAVGCNANSFICGYLINVLNFKPNNIKPINSIDEYSRALDNGEIKAAFFVAPHAKVFLAKYCNGYIASGPSFKLGGFGFAFQKGSPLAIDISEAILKVSQSGHVDTLEQNMLHHSNCTSSLASSQEAADDIRLGPGPFSGLFLILGCILGFAFAVAVVRLARARWTSFLDAVWASMVVIRECCARFGSTYFGVRRDTNSVRVIYVTSTSDETSVST encoded by the exons ATGCATACTCTCCACCTCTTACTATTTGTGTCATGCTGGTTGGTGGAGTCGACGATCTCATTGAAATCCATGGTATGTCCGGAGCTGCAACCTCGTGGGGCCAATGTGAGCGTGGGAGTAATCATCGATGGGAGCTCGAGAATCGGAAAAGAGCAGAAGATAGCCATGTCAATGGCTGCCAAAGATTTGAGCCATTGTTTGAACTTGGTTTTGCACATCAAAGATTTACATGGTAATTCAGCTCTTGCTGCTTCTGCTG CACTGAATCTCATTAACCACGAACACATCGACACGATCATCGGAACCCTAACACCCGAACAAGCCGCATTCCTCTCCCACCTCAAAAACCCACCACCCATCATCTCCCTCTCCCCGGCCGCCTCACCTCCACCGCAACCTCCCCCGTCCTTCAACCAGATGACCCTCCCCGCGGCCCACCAAATCCGATGCATCGCCTCACTCATCGCCCATTTCCACTGGAAAAATCTCATCTCCATCTCCCAGGACCCAACCCTCTTCCTCCCCCTCTCCCGCGCTCTCCACGCCCTCGACATCTCCATCGATCTCCACGCCACCGCCCCCGTCCCCCACGCATCCATCGAGAGCGAGTTGTTAAAGGTGATCGGCGCCACCAACTCGAGGATCTTCGTCGTCATGCATTGCTCTTACGAGTTCGCAGCGATCTTGTTCGAGAAAGCTCGGGTTTTGGGATTGCTGGAGAAGGGCTTCGTCTGGATCGTGGCGGACGAGATCTCGAATCTTCTAGATTCCGCCGATTCATCGCTTTTACTCAACATGGAAGGAGTTCTTGCCATAAAATCAGATTATTCAACTAATCACAACAATTTCAAAGCGTTTAAATCCAAATTCAAAAGAAAGTACGAATCCAGTTTTCCATCAGAAGAAAATCCGACGCCGAGCATATACGCCCTCCGCGCCTACGACGCCGTCTTCGCtggcgccggcgccggcgaagaTTCCGAATTCCTGAGTGGAAAATTAATCTTCAAGAACGGCTTCCTCTCGCAAAAGCCGGTTTTCCACATTGTGAATGTGATCGGTAAGAGCTACAGAGAAGTGGCGGTGTGGTCGCCGGAGTTGGGTTTCTCCGGCGATCAACTGCATTCGATCTTCTGGCCTGGCGGAGAGCGGTCGGTTCCGAAAGGGTGGAGCTTGGGGAGCAGAGAGAGGCCGTTGAGGATCGGCGTTCCTGCTAGAGGCATGTTCAATCAGTTCGTGAAGGTCACGTATGATTCCGGCCGGAATTCGACTCGGATCACCGGATTTTCGATCGAGGTTTTCGAAGCTGCGGTGAAGAAACTGGCGTACGATCTTCACTATGAATTGGTTCCCTTTAATGGCTCCTACGATGAAATGGTTGCCCAAGTTCACAACAAG AGCTTTGATGCAGCAGTAGGTGACACAGAAATAATGGCAACCCGGTACGTTTATGTGGAGTTTTCACAGCCTTATATAGAGTCGGGGCTGGTGATGGTGGTGACGGTGAAACCCGGACTTAAAGACTCCAAATTTATAGCTTTGAACCCCTTCACCAAGATGATGTGGCTGCAGCTCGCCGCTGTCAGCACGACCACCGGATTCGTCATCTGGCTCAGCGAATTCGCAGCCGGCAACGACCAATTCACCGGAAATTCCATTCTCCAAACTATCTGCTCTATTCTCTGGCTCTCAGTCACCATAATCTCCTTGTCACAAA GAGAGAACATCAAGAACCCAACATCCAAGCTTGTGTTGGCGGTGTGGATATGTGTGACTTTCGTGGTGGGAGCGAGTTTCACGGCTGTCCTAAGCTCGATGATGACCGTTCCGAGATTGGAGCCATCTGTGAGGGAGATAGACGTTTTAAGGAACTCCAACGCAGCTGTAGGATGCAATGCCAATTCCTTTATTTGTGGTTATCTCATCAATGTCCTAAACTTCAAACCCAATAATATCAAGCCGATCAATTCCATTGATGAGTATTCACGCGCTTTAGACAACGGTGAGATCAAAGCCGCCTTCTTCGTCGCGCCACATGCCAAAGTGTTCCTTGCCAAGTATTGCAACGGCTACATTGCATCGGGGCCTAGTTTCAAACTAGGTGGCTTTGGATTT GCATTCCAAAAGGGGTCTCCATTAGCAATCGATATATCAGAAGCAATACTCAAAGTATCACAGAGTGGACATGTTGACACATTGGAGCAGAACATGCTCCATCACTCCAACTGCACTTCGTCGTTGGCATCCTCGCAGGAGGCGGCTGACGACATAAGATTAGGCCCCGGTCCATTCTCCGGCTTGTTCTTGATCCTAGGTTGCATCCTAGGTTTTGCATTCGCCGTTGCGGTCGTTCGTTTGGCGAGGGCGAGGTGGACCAGTTTTCTCGATGCGGTGTGGGCTTCGATGGTAGTGATCAGAGAGTGTTGCGCAAGATTTGGGTCTACATATTTTGGTGTTCGTCGTGATACGAATTCGGTTCGTGTCATATATGTTACATCTACATCTGATGAAACAAGTGTATCAACGTAG
- the LOC121763501 gene encoding glutamate receptor 2.5-like isoform X2, which produces MHTLHLLLFVSCWLVESTISLKSMVCPELQPRGANVSVGVIIDGSSRIGKEQKIAMSMAAKDLSHCLNLVLHIKDLHALNLINHEHIDTIIGTLTPEQAAFLSHLKNPPPIISLSPAASPPPQPPPSFNQMTLPAAHQIRCIASLIAHFHWKNLISISQDPTLFLPLSRALHALDISIDLHATAPVPHASIESELLKVIGATNSRIFVVMHCSYEFAAILFEKARVLGLLEKGFVWIVADEISNLLDSADSSLLLNMEGVLAIKSDYSTNHNNFKAFKSKFKRKYESSFPSEENPTPSIYALRAYDAVFAGAGAGEDSEFLSGKLIFKNGFLSQKPVFHIVNVIGKSYREVAVWSPELGFSGDQLHSIFWPGGERSVPKGWSLGSRERPLRIGVPARGMFNQFVKVTYDSGRNSTRITGFSIEVFEAAVKKLAYDLHYELVPFNGSYDEMVAQVHNKSFDAAVGDTEIMATRYVYVEFSQPYIESGLVMVVTVKPGLKDSKFIALNPFTKMMWLQLAAVSTTTGFVIWLSEFAAGNDQFTGNSILQTICSILWLSVTIISLSQRENIKNPTSKLVLAVWICVTFVVGASFTAVLSSMMTVPRLEPSVREIDVLRNSNAAVGCNANSFICGYLINVLNFKPNNIKPINSIDEYSRALDNGEIKAAFFVAPHAKVFLAKYCNGYIASGPSFKLGGFGFAFQKGSPLAIDISEAILKVSQSGHVDTLEQNMLHHSNCTSSLASSQEAADDIRLGPGPFSGLFLILGCILGFAFAVAVVRLARARWTSFLDAVWASMVVIRECCARFGSTYFGVRRDTNSVRVIYVTSTSDETSVST; this is translated from the exons ATGCATACTCTCCACCTCTTACTATTTGTGTCATGCTGGTTGGTGGAGTCGACGATCTCATTGAAATCCATGGTATGTCCGGAGCTGCAACCTCGTGGGGCCAATGTGAGCGTGGGAGTAATCATCGATGGGAGCTCGAGAATCGGAAAAGAGCAGAAGATAGCCATGTCAATGGCTGCCAAAGATTTGAGCCATTGTTTGAACTTGGTTTTGCACATCAAAGATTTACATG CACTGAATCTCATTAACCACGAACACATCGACACGATCATCGGAACCCTAACACCCGAACAAGCCGCATTCCTCTCCCACCTCAAAAACCCACCACCCATCATCTCCCTCTCCCCGGCCGCCTCACCTCCACCGCAACCTCCCCCGTCCTTCAACCAGATGACCCTCCCCGCGGCCCACCAAATCCGATGCATCGCCTCACTCATCGCCCATTTCCACTGGAAAAATCTCATCTCCATCTCCCAGGACCCAACCCTCTTCCTCCCCCTCTCCCGCGCTCTCCACGCCCTCGACATCTCCATCGATCTCCACGCCACCGCCCCCGTCCCCCACGCATCCATCGAGAGCGAGTTGTTAAAGGTGATCGGCGCCACCAACTCGAGGATCTTCGTCGTCATGCATTGCTCTTACGAGTTCGCAGCGATCTTGTTCGAGAAAGCTCGGGTTTTGGGATTGCTGGAGAAGGGCTTCGTCTGGATCGTGGCGGACGAGATCTCGAATCTTCTAGATTCCGCCGATTCATCGCTTTTACTCAACATGGAAGGAGTTCTTGCCATAAAATCAGATTATTCAACTAATCACAACAATTTCAAAGCGTTTAAATCCAAATTCAAAAGAAAGTACGAATCCAGTTTTCCATCAGAAGAAAATCCGACGCCGAGCATATACGCCCTCCGCGCCTACGACGCCGTCTTCGCtggcgccggcgccggcgaagaTTCCGAATTCCTGAGTGGAAAATTAATCTTCAAGAACGGCTTCCTCTCGCAAAAGCCGGTTTTCCACATTGTGAATGTGATCGGTAAGAGCTACAGAGAAGTGGCGGTGTGGTCGCCGGAGTTGGGTTTCTCCGGCGATCAACTGCATTCGATCTTCTGGCCTGGCGGAGAGCGGTCGGTTCCGAAAGGGTGGAGCTTGGGGAGCAGAGAGAGGCCGTTGAGGATCGGCGTTCCTGCTAGAGGCATGTTCAATCAGTTCGTGAAGGTCACGTATGATTCCGGCCGGAATTCGACTCGGATCACCGGATTTTCGATCGAGGTTTTCGAAGCTGCGGTGAAGAAACTGGCGTACGATCTTCACTATGAATTGGTTCCCTTTAATGGCTCCTACGATGAAATGGTTGCCCAAGTTCACAACAAG AGCTTTGATGCAGCAGTAGGTGACACAGAAATAATGGCAACCCGGTACGTTTATGTGGAGTTTTCACAGCCTTATATAGAGTCGGGGCTGGTGATGGTGGTGACGGTGAAACCCGGACTTAAAGACTCCAAATTTATAGCTTTGAACCCCTTCACCAAGATGATGTGGCTGCAGCTCGCCGCTGTCAGCACGACCACCGGATTCGTCATCTGGCTCAGCGAATTCGCAGCCGGCAACGACCAATTCACCGGAAATTCCATTCTCCAAACTATCTGCTCTATTCTCTGGCTCTCAGTCACCATAATCTCCTTGTCACAAA GAGAGAACATCAAGAACCCAACATCCAAGCTTGTGTTGGCGGTGTGGATATGTGTGACTTTCGTGGTGGGAGCGAGTTTCACGGCTGTCCTAAGCTCGATGATGACCGTTCCGAGATTGGAGCCATCTGTGAGGGAGATAGACGTTTTAAGGAACTCCAACGCAGCTGTAGGATGCAATGCCAATTCCTTTATTTGTGGTTATCTCATCAATGTCCTAAACTTCAAACCCAATAATATCAAGCCGATCAATTCCATTGATGAGTATTCACGCGCTTTAGACAACGGTGAGATCAAAGCCGCCTTCTTCGTCGCGCCACATGCCAAAGTGTTCCTTGCCAAGTATTGCAACGGCTACATTGCATCGGGGCCTAGTTTCAAACTAGGTGGCTTTGGATTT GCATTCCAAAAGGGGTCTCCATTAGCAATCGATATATCAGAAGCAATACTCAAAGTATCACAGAGTGGACATGTTGACACATTGGAGCAGAACATGCTCCATCACTCCAACTGCACTTCGTCGTTGGCATCCTCGCAGGAGGCGGCTGACGACATAAGATTAGGCCCCGGTCCATTCTCCGGCTTGTTCTTGATCCTAGGTTGCATCCTAGGTTTTGCATTCGCCGTTGCGGTCGTTCGTTTGGCGAGGGCGAGGTGGACCAGTTTTCTCGATGCGGTGTGGGCTTCGATGGTAGTGATCAGAGAGTGTTGCGCAAGATTTGGGTCTACATATTTTGGTGTTCGTCGTGATACGAATTCGGTTCGTGTCATATATGTTACATCTACATCTGATGAAACAAGTGTATCAACGTAG